The following coding sequences lie in one Candidatus Eremiobacterota bacterium genomic window:
- a CDS encoding TetR/AcrR family transcriptional regulator, translated as MESGRSASPEETRERILTATRDVIGRKGKRGATTREIAEVAGVNEATLFRHFGTKEALLVACAQHFCGYLELADVAGQLTGDLAGDLLTVARLMLARFESLQDMIRWSLVEQEYENDIFAQTAWRPQLAIVAIMTVFMQRRIDADELRGEAPKLAMVFLGLIFMHALGSKKFPDSPLHRGDSEVALRFYVDVFLNGVRKG; from the coding sequence ATCGAGAGCGGCCGATCCGCGTCGCCTGAGGAGACGCGCGAGCGGATCCTCACGGCGACGCGCGACGTCATCGGCCGAAAGGGCAAGCGCGGCGCGACGACGCGCGAGATCGCCGAGGTCGCCGGCGTGAACGAAGCGACGCTCTTCCGCCATTTCGGCACAAAAGAAGCGCTGCTCGTGGCGTGCGCTCAACATTTCTGCGGCTATCTGGAACTCGCCGATGTGGCCGGGCAGCTCACGGGCGATCTCGCCGGCGACCTTTTGACGGTCGCGCGCCTAATGCTCGCCCGTTTCGAGTCGCTGCAGGATATGATTCGATGGTCGCTGGTCGAGCAAGAGTACGAAAATGACATCTTCGCTCAAACCGCCTGGCGGCCGCAGCTGGCGATCGTCGCGATCATGACGGTCTTCATGCAGCGTCGCATCGACGCGGACGAACTTCGCGGCGAGGCGCCGAAGCTGGCCATGGTCTTCTTGGGTTTGATCTTTATGCACGCGCTCGGAAGCAAAAAGTTTCCGGATTCGCCGCTGCACCGTGGCGATTCCGAAGTCGCGCTGCGCTTCTACGTCGACGTTTTTCTCAATGGGGTAAGGAAAGGCTAA
- a CDS encoding DHA2 family efflux MFS transporter permease subunit, with the protein MFGRYESTVVEHGWRRVIVSVAVITATLLEIIDVTIVNVSLPNIQGNFGVGVDLGAWVVTAYLIANVVVIPLNPWFAARFGRRQYFFTSIVIFTAASLMCGLSNSLGQLVFWRLVQGLGGGGLIATSQAILRDTYGIKEQGKAQGVFAMGVIVGPALGPVIGGWITDHWNWHWIFFINIPIGIIAATLIWNFLRNPAKPQYRRLDWIGLILMCIGLGSMQFVLENGQQYDWYDDLRIRWFTFFSIAGLASFVWWTLRSTSPVVDLRVLKLRQVAAGSVLGAVLGVSLYGSIIILPQYLINSLGFTATLSGATVMIRAGAVALFTPLTAILVQRGVVDARLQAAIGFVLLAISNWVLGSITTPLSDFHSLIFPLILSGIGLAQIFVPLSVAVIGSVPDKEVPATAAFFNLSRQIGGSVAAAILITLLVRGFTVHQTELASSQTLGHGPTQQYVLAQGGTQNAGAMQRLATLVESQSAVESYADTSRWVAVITLGLAPLVLLLRKPRIGMALAE; encoded by the coding sequence ATGTTCGGCAGGTACGAAAGCACAGTCGTCGAGCACGGCTGGCGCCGGGTGATTGTGAGCGTCGCGGTGATCACCGCGACACTGCTTGAGATCATCGACGTCACGATCGTGAACGTCTCGCTGCCAAACATTCAAGGTAACTTCGGGGTCGGCGTCGATCTGGGAGCCTGGGTCGTCACGGCCTATCTCATCGCCAACGTTGTCGTCATTCCGCTCAATCCATGGTTCGCTGCGCGGTTCGGACGCCGGCAATATTTCTTCACGTCAATCGTGATCTTCACGGCGGCGTCGCTGATGTGCGGGCTTTCCAATAGTCTGGGTCAGTTGGTCTTTTGGCGGCTCGTTCAAGGCTTGGGGGGTGGCGGTCTCATCGCGACCTCGCAGGCGATCCTGCGCGACACGTACGGGATCAAGGAGCAAGGCAAAGCCCAGGGCGTCTTCGCGATGGGTGTGATCGTGGGGCCGGCGCTGGGACCGGTGATCGGGGGCTGGATCACCGACCACTGGAACTGGCACTGGATTTTCTTCATTAATATCCCCATTGGAATCATCGCTGCGACTTTGATCTGGAACTTTCTGCGCAACCCTGCCAAGCCGCAGTATCGCCGGCTCGATTGGATCGGCTTGATTTTGATGTGCATCGGCTTGGGATCCATGCAGTTCGTGCTCGAGAACGGTCAGCAATACGACTGGTACGACGACCTGCGGATTCGCTGGTTCACGTTCTTTTCGATCGCGGGTCTGGCGTCGTTCGTCTGGTGGACGCTTCGTTCGACGAGTCCGGTCGTCGATTTGCGCGTTTTGAAGCTGCGGCAGGTCGCGGCCGGTAGCGTTTTGGGCGCGGTGCTTGGCGTCAGCCTTTACGGCTCGATTATCATCCTTCCGCAATATCTCATTAATTCGCTCGGCTTTACGGCAACGCTCTCCGGCGCGACCGTGATGATTCGTGCGGGCGCCGTGGCGCTCTTCACGCCGCTCACCGCGATCTTGGTACAGCGAGGCGTGGTCGATGCGCGGCTTCAAGCGGCGATCGGCTTCGTGTTGCTCGCGATTTCAAACTGGGTCCTCGGAAGCATTACGACGCCGCTCTCCGATTTCCACAGCTTGATCTTTCCCTTGATTCTCAGTGGAATCGGGCTTGCGCAAATCTTCGTCCCGCTCTCGGTGGCGGTTATTGGGAGCGTGCCCGATAAAGAGGTTCCGGCCACGGCGGCCTTCTTTAATCTTTCGCGACAGATTGGCGGCAGCGTCGCGGCGGCGATCTTGATCACGCTCTTGGTGCGCGGCTTTACCGTTCATCAGACCGAACTCGCAAGCAGTCAAACGCTAGGACACGGGCCCACGCAACAGTACGTCCTGGCGCAAGGCGGCACGCAGAACGCGGGGGCGATGCAACGTCTGGCCACATTGGTCGAGTCGCAATCGGCGGTTGAATCCTACGCCGACACGTCGCGCTGGGTCGCGGTCATCACGCTCGGTTTAGCGCCACTGGTGCTGCTGCTGCGCAAACCGCGCATCGGCATGGCGTTGGCGGAGTAA
- a CDS encoding TolC family protein, with protein MPRHKLRALPAAVALCSIALATLPIEPTSAQMADALPKRATLPTEMPSPLLPIVPSVAPGYRAPLVVPSSAQIVGVTQEPFVAISLQDAIAMALLKNPNLAVSASNFRIARYNIVALKGAYDVQLQLKPSSSFSVQAPQNAFESGPGQVGRYTPSPGPGETPSVVYTQGPGNIIQHESAFQYGVGGQTENGMTYQAGIQQSRTYNNTVFDAYNPYYIATLNLAVTQPLLRNAGMNATKRQLKLAFANADASAAQALVDASNTIAQVENAYWNLVAAWRNVAIQEEGVKEAIAQQQSNVRAARRGEAASIDAVESQTQASNFEDNVYSALQTVSQVQVQLKSLVVADPADPIWTANLVPSTSVQELPTAGDLATIVSEARQNRPEIRQADDKRLSADIDRMFAANQSLPQADVQVQYLSNGFAGILTPVPAFLLGECFQASRLLSCPTPPPNTQGSMPWAYHNLWAGYFPTFNVALVVSYPIQGNLARGMRGVAGEETKQAKLMMQNVVQRIAAEARNALQSYESGLSKLRAARKSREAAETVYASELRRFHAGGSTTYLVLQHQLQLAQARGLELRAQTQLNQSLVELQRVDGTILSNNGVNLQTLGSRTLAH; from the coding sequence ATGCCACGACACAAACTTCGGGCGCTTCCCGCCGCCGTCGCGCTCTGCTCGATCGCATTGGCGACATTGCCAATCGAGCCGACCTCGGCGCAGATGGCAGACGCGCTTCCCAAGCGCGCCACGCTTCCGACGGAGATGCCCTCACCGCTACTGCCGATTGTGCCCAGTGTCGCGCCCGGGTACCGCGCCCCGCTAGTGGTGCCGAGTTCGGCGCAGATCGTTGGAGTCACGCAAGAGCCCTTCGTGGCAATCTCCTTGCAGGACGCTATCGCAATGGCGCTGCTCAAAAACCCCAACCTTGCGGTCTCCGCATCAAATTTTCGGATCGCACGCTACAACATTGTCGCGCTGAAGGGCGCCTACGACGTGCAGCTCCAGCTCAAACCGTCTTCGAGCTTTTCGGTGCAGGCGCCACAGAACGCTTTCGAATCCGGGCCCGGTCAGGTGGGGCGATATACGCCATCACCCGGTCCCGGGGAGACGCCGTCGGTCGTCTATACTCAAGGCCCCGGTAACATCATTCAGCACGAATCTGCCTTTCAGTACGGAGTCGGCGGGCAGACCGAGAACGGCATGACATACCAGGCCGGCATCCAGCAGAGCCGCACCTATAACAACACCGTTTTCGACGCGTACAATCCCTACTACATCGCGACGCTCAATCTCGCCGTCACCCAGCCGCTGCTGAGAAATGCCGGCATGAACGCGACCAAGCGGCAGTTGAAGCTGGCATTTGCGAACGCGGATGCGAGCGCCGCGCAGGCGCTCGTGGACGCATCGAACACCATCGCGCAAGTCGAAAATGCGTATTGGAATCTCGTCGCCGCCTGGCGTAACGTCGCGATCCAGGAAGAGGGCGTGAAAGAGGCCATTGCGCAGCAGCAGAGCAACGTTCGCGCGGCGCGCCGCGGTGAGGCGGCGTCCATCGATGCCGTCGAGTCGCAAACGCAAGCCTCGAATTTCGAAGACAACGTTTACTCCGCGCTGCAGACCGTCTCGCAGGTTCAGGTTCAACTCAAAAGCCTCGTCGTCGCCGATCCGGCCGATCCGATTTGGACGGCCAATCTCGTTCCCTCGACCTCCGTGCAAGAGCTTCCAACTGCGGGAGATCTGGCGACGATCGTTTCGGAAGCGCGGCAGAATCGTCCGGAGATTCGCCAAGCCGACGACAAGCGTCTCTCGGCCGACATTGACCGAATGTTTGCGGCGAACCAATCGCTTCCGCAGGCCGACGTCCAGGTTCAGTATTTGAGCAATGGTTTTGCCGGAATCCTCACCCCGGTTCCGGCATTTTTGCTCGGTGAATGCTTCCAAGCCAGTCGACTCCTGTCGTGCCCGACTCCACCGCCCAACACGCAAGGCTCGATGCCGTGGGCCTATCACAATCTGTGGGCCGGATATTTTCCCACCTTCAACGTCGCGCTCGTCGTCAGCTATCCGATTCAAGGGAACCTTGCGCGCGGGATGCGCGGTGTTGCCGGTGAGGAGACGAAACAAGCGAAGTTGATGATGCAGAACGTCGTACAGCGCATAGCGGCCGAAGCGCGCAACGCGCTGCAAAGCTACGAGTCGGGACTCTCCAAGCTCCGTGCCGCGCGCAAGTCCCGCGAGGCCGCCGAAACGGTATACGCAAGCGAGTTGCGACGATTCCATGCAGGCGGATCGACGACGTATCTCGTCCTGCAGCATCAACTGCAGCTCGCACAGGCGCGCGGATTAGAGTTGCGCGCCCAGACGCAGCTCAACCAGTCGCTCGTCGAGCTGCAGCGAGTCGATGGCACGATTCTGAGCAACAACGGCGTGAATCTGCAAACGCTCGGAAGCCGAACGCTGGCGCACTAA
- a CDS encoding TolC family protein translates to MSKRNGRIVPAMVAAAALLLAALPVQRTSAQIDEALPHRAVLPTEIPSPRMATVPSVAPGYRAPDVEPSSPGIVGVTQNPFVGISLQDAVGMALLRNTNLAVSASNVRIARYRVVQAKANFDVQLHVEPASNFSVTPPENLFFAGPGIGGHGYLCQPLFGTPSPCSTTGPGYIVQHQYSFQSGVAGQTVNGLQYGASILQSRTYNNVIINTFNPYYQAILNLSVDQPLLKNAGMNAVKRQLKLALIDADSNEAQTLVDASSTIAQVEDAYWDLVAGWRNVAIQEDALKEAVEQQRSAVRLAARGAIPAATAVESETQAANYQAQVFSAFQTVSELQTQLKALILSDAGDPMWNANLVPSSPVQQLPSASDLAAVIALAEQKRPEVRQVSDQHRVAELDAVYARNQARPQADLVVQYLSNGFAGILQPIPNFEADACGNLPSGCPTPPPQSQGNETKAFHNMWTSAYPEFNIALVVNIPLENNFARSLKQIANQEKDQADIQKQALDQRIETEARNALQSYQSALSRLSSGSQARASAEAVYASELRRFHNGASTTFLVLQRQVELAQARGQELQAQTDLNKAVVELQRVEGTILTDNGVNLQTLGSRALATAVP, encoded by the coding sequence ATGTCAAAGCGAAATGGACGAATCGTTCCGGCGATGGTCGCGGCGGCTGCGCTGTTGCTCGCGGCGCTTCCGGTGCAGCGCACGTCGGCGCAGATCGACGAGGCGTTGCCGCACCGGGCAGTTTTACCTACGGAGATTCCATCGCCGAGAATGGCGACCGTGCCCAGCGTCGCCCCGGGATATCGTGCCCCCGACGTCGAGCCCAGCAGTCCCGGAATCGTCGGCGTGACCCAGAACCCTTTTGTTGGAATCTCGCTACAAGACGCCGTAGGGATGGCGCTGCTGCGGAATACGAATCTCGCCGTTTCGGCCTCGAACGTGCGGATTGCGCGATATCGAGTCGTGCAGGCGAAGGCCAATTTCGACGTGCAGCTTCACGTCGAGCCGGCGTCGAACTTCTCGGTCACGCCGCCCGAGAATCTCTTCTTCGCAGGCCCGGGCATCGGCGGACACGGTTACTTGTGCCAGCCGCTTTTCGGAACCCCGTCGCCATGTTCGACGACCGGGCCCGGCTATATCGTCCAGCATCAGTATTCGTTCCAGTCCGGCGTCGCCGGGCAGACCGTCAACGGCTTACAATATGGCGCGAGCATTCTCCAATCGCGGACCTACAATAACGTCATCATCAATACGTTCAATCCATACTATCAGGCGATCCTGAATCTCTCGGTCGACCAGCCCTTGCTCAAGAACGCCGGCATGAACGCGGTCAAGCGCCAGTTAAAGCTGGCGCTAATCGACGCCGATTCGAACGAGGCGCAAACGCTCGTTGACGCGTCGAGCACGATCGCGCAAGTCGAAGATGCCTATTGGGACCTCGTCGCCGGTTGGCGAAACGTCGCGATTCAGGAAGACGCCCTTAAAGAAGCCGTCGAACAGCAGCGCAGCGCCGTGCGGCTCGCGGCTCGCGGTGCGATTCCGGCGGCGACGGCCGTCGAGTCGGAGACTCAGGCCGCCAATTACCAGGCGCAGGTTTTCTCGGCGTTCCAGACCGTGTCGGAGCTGCAGACGCAACTCAAGGCTCTCATCTTGTCCGACGCCGGGGATCCCATGTGGAACGCAAACTTAGTTCCCTCGTCACCGGTGCAACAACTGCCGAGCGCAAGCGATCTGGCCGCCGTCATCGCGCTGGCCGAACAGAAACGGCCGGAAGTCCGCCAGGTAAGCGATCAGCACCGAGTCGCCGAGCTGGATGCAGTGTATGCGCGAAATCAAGCGCGCCCGCAGGCCGACCTCGTCGTCCAGTATCTCAGCAACGGCTTTGCTGGTATCTTGCAGCCCATTCCAAACTTCGAAGCCGATGCTTGTGGCAATTTGCCGAGTGGATGCCCGACGCCGCCGCCGCAATCGCAGGGCAACGAAACGAAGGCGTTCCACAACATGTGGACGAGCGCGTATCCTGAGTTCAACATCGCCTTGGTCGTCAACATCCCGCTGGAGAACAACTTCGCGCGCAGTCTCAAGCAGATCGCCAACCAAGAAAAGGATCAGGCAGATATTCAGAAGCAAGCGCTGGACCAGCGGATCGAAACCGAAGCGCGCAACGCCTTGCAGAGTTACCAATCGGCGCTTTCACGGCTCTCCTCTGGAAGTCAGGCCCGGGCTTCTGCGGAGGCGGTCTATGCCAGCGAGCTTCGTCGCTTTCACAATGGTGCTTCGACGACGTTTCTCGTCTTGCAACGTCAGGTCGAGCTAGCGCAGGCACGGGGTCAAGAACTCCAAGCGCAAACCGACCTGAACAAAGCCGTCGTTGAGTTGCAGCGAGTCGAAGGAACGATCCTTACCGACAATGGCGTGAACCTTCAAACTCTGGGCTCGCGAGCGCTCGCCACCGCAGTGCCGTAA
- a CDS encoding HlyD family secretion protein, with the protein MDTREIDQQKTAVPQGNGAGSAAAADLSPDDAEPRSSRRPIFFAVGVLIVIAAAVIWGLPWLNFMFSHEGTDDAHVAADEVAVTSKIPERINAILVDTNQPVRRGQLLVVLDNKDELARLRQAQAQYDLAAANQRANTEQGQGGIAQASGAIANVQAQVPAAQDQVAQANAQLRAAQAQVPAAQQAYDKAQADLNRASSLVSTGDVASQSLDAARAQSAGAAAQLRGAQDQVTVAQANVAAAQTRVSAAQAGVSEASGALTTAQGKLAQADDPSQVEAAAAQYYLAKQSLNYTHIYASTDGYVGQKSAEVGQTVGAGMTLLTIVPRHVYITANYKETQMGKMRVGQSVEIRVDAYKGVTFHGHVASINPASENTYALVPAQNASGNFVKVTQRIPVRIEVDDQRSDLPLRPGMSVETYVNVK; encoded by the coding sequence ATGGATACGCGAGAAATCGATCAGCAAAAAACGGCGGTTCCGCAAGGAAACGGCGCGGGGAGTGCCGCGGCCGCCGATCTGAGCCCCGACGACGCCGAACCGCGATCGAGCCGGCGTCCGATTTTCTTCGCCGTCGGCGTGCTGATCGTTATCGCCGCCGCGGTGATCTGGGGTCTGCCGTGGCTCAACTTCATGTTCTCACACGAAGGCACCGACGACGCGCACGTCGCCGCCGACGAAGTGGCAGTCACCAGCAAGATTCCCGAGCGTATCAACGCGATCTTAGTTGACACGAATCAGCCCGTTCGTCGCGGGCAGCTTTTGGTTGTTCTCGATAACAAGGACGAGCTCGCGAGGCTCCGTCAGGCGCAAGCGCAGTACGATCTCGCGGCCGCCAACCAGCGCGCCAACACCGAGCAGGGTCAGGGCGGCATCGCTCAAGCGAGCGGCGCGATCGCCAACGTGCAGGCGCAAGTGCCGGCAGCGCAAGATCAAGTAGCACAGGCCAACGCGCAGTTGCGCGCCGCGCAAGCGCAGGTGCCGGCGGCCCAGCAAGCCTACGATAAAGCCCAAGCCGACCTCAATCGCGCGAGCTCGCTCGTGAGCACGGGCGACGTCGCCTCCCAATCGCTCGACGCAGCGCGCGCGCAATCCGCGGGCGCCGCGGCTCAGTTGCGGGGCGCGCAAGACCAGGTGACGGTTGCACAGGCGAACGTCGCGGCGGCGCAGACCCGCGTTTCGGCCGCCCAAGCCGGTGTCTCGGAAGCCTCGGGAGCGTTGACGACCGCACAGGGCAAGTTGGCGCAAGCCGACGATCCCAGCCAAGTCGAGGCCGCGGCGGCGCAATACTATCTCGCGAAACAGAGCCTCAACTATACGCACATCTACGCGTCGACCGACGGTTACGTCGGCCAAAAGTCGGCCGAGGTTGGACAAACCGTCGGCGCAGGCATGACGTTGCTCACGATCGTTCCACGCCACGTCTACATTACCGCAAACTATAAAGAGACGCAGATGGGGAAGATGCGGGTCGGTCAATCCGTCGAAATCCGCGTGGATGCGTATAAGGGCGTGACGTTTCACGGGCACGTCGCTTCGATCAATCCCGCATCGGAGAACACCTACGCTTTGGTTCCGGCTCAAAACGCAAGCGGCAACTTCGTGAAGGTGACTCAGCGCATACCCGTGCGAATCGAAGTCGACGATCAGCGCAGCGACCTGCCGTTGAGGCCCGGAATGAGCGTCGAAACCTACGTTAACGTGAAGTAG
- a CDS encoding TolC family protein: MGQNRALSAAVAATALAMVIVPLQPTSAQLDDRLPSRAALPTMIPTLLLAPVPSVAPGYRAPQAAPSPAQIIGVTAERFVAISLQDAIAMSLIKNPNLAVSASNFRIAHYNIEQVKGAYDVALHLQPQSNYSVNPPLNFIDAGPGQVGVYPGPVFTTGPGNIIQHQSAFGYGLNGETENGTTFQAGIEQSRTYNNTLFDAFNPYYLATLNLAVNQPLLKNFGMNATKRQLKLAIVNADAGMAQTLVDTSNVIAQVENTYWDLVTAWRNVAIQEEALREAIRQQQSNVRLAARGAAAPIDAVQSESQVANFQTSVFSALEEVARLQNQLKTLVASNARDPIWAANLVPSTSVQQLPQTADLATIVAEAQRSRPEVAQAEARRRASEIDVAYAKNQALPQADVQAQYQSNGFAGIPVPVPLFLLSYCQQGVGIPRCPTPPPNTQGSMPWAYHNMWAGYFPTFNLALIVGYPLQGHVARGLRGLAAEETSQARILMQGVQERIGAEARNALQSYQSALSKLSATRQARESAEAVYASELRKFHQGESTTFLVLQRQVQLEQARGSELQAQTQLNQALVELQRVEGTILTANGVNLQTVGTQALAH, from the coding sequence ATGGGTCAAAATCGAGCGCTTTCGGCCGCCGTCGCGGCAACGGCGCTGGCAATGGTCATCGTCCCGCTGCAACCGACATCGGCGCAACTCGACGATCGTCTGCCCAGCAGAGCTGCTTTGCCGACGATGATTCCGACGCTCTTGCTCGCGCCCGTGCCGAGCGTTGCTCCGGGCTATCGCGCGCCACAAGCCGCGCCGAGTCCCGCGCAAATCATCGGCGTCACCGCCGAGCGATTCGTTGCGATCTCGCTCCAAGACGCCATTGCGATGTCGTTGATCAAGAATCCGAACCTCGCCGTCTCGGCTTCGAATTTCAGAATCGCGCATTATAACATCGAGCAGGTGAAGGGCGCCTACGACGTCGCGCTTCACTTGCAGCCGCAGTCGAACTACTCCGTCAATCCACCGCTCAATTTCATCGATGCCGGTCCGGGCCAGGTGGGGGTCTATCCTGGTCCAGTCTTCACGACGGGGCCGGGCAACATCATTCAACACCAATCCGCCTTCGGCTACGGCCTCAACGGTGAGACCGAAAACGGAACCACCTTTCAAGCCGGCATCGAGCAGAGCCGCACGTACAACAACACGCTCTTCGACGCGTTCAATCCGTACTATCTGGCAACCTTAAACCTGGCCGTCAACCAGCCGCTTCTCAAAAACTTCGGAATGAACGCGACCAAGCGGCAATTGAAGTTGGCCATCGTCAATGCGGATGCCGGTATGGCACAGACGCTCGTCGACACTTCCAACGTCATCGCGCAGGTGGAAAACACGTATTGGGACCTCGTCACCGCCTGGCGCAACGTCGCGATACAAGAAGAAGCATTGAGGGAAGCGATTCGGCAACAGCAGAGCAACGTTCGCCTGGCCGCGCGCGGGGCCGCGGCTCCCATCGACGCGGTACAGTCCGAGAGTCAGGTCGCAAACTTCCAAACCAGCGTATTCTCGGCGCTCGAAGAGGTCGCGCGGCTGCAGAATCAACTCAAGACGTTGGTCGCTTCGAACGCTCGTGACCCGATCTGGGCGGCGAATTTAGTGCCGTCGACCTCGGTGCAACAGCTTCCGCAGACGGCCGATCTGGCAACGATCGTGGCTGAAGCGCAACGGAGTCGTCCCGAGGTCGCGCAAGCGGAAGCTCGACGGCGAGCGTCCGAGATCGACGTCGCCTATGCGAAGAATCAAGCGCTTCCGCAGGCCGACGTTCAGGCGCAATACCAAAGCAACGGTTTTGCCGGAATACCCGTACCGGTGCCGCTCTTTTTACTGAGCTATTGCCAGCAAGGCGTCGGCATACCACGGTGTCCCACTCCGCCGCCCAATACTCAGGGGAGCATGCCCTGGGCCTATCACAATATGTGGGCCGGCTACTTCCCAACGTTCAATCTCGCGTTGATCGTCGGATATCCGCTGCAAGGGCACGTCGCGCGCGGACTGCGAGGCCTCGCGGCCGAGGAAACCTCGCAAGCGAGAATCTTGATGCAGGGCGTGCAAGAACGAATCGGCGCCGAGGCTCGCAATGCACTGCAAAGCTATCAATCTGCGCTCTCGAAGTTGAGCGCGACTCGCCAAGCGCGCGAATCCGCCGAGGCGGTCTATGCCAGCGAACTGCGCAAATTCCATCAAGGCGAATCGACGACGTTCTTAGTCTTGCAGCGCCAAGTACAACTCGAACAAGCGCGCGGCAGCGAGTTGCAGGCACAAACGCAGCTCAATCAGGCTCTCGTCGAGCTCCAGCGCGTCGAAGGCACCATTCTTACGGCCAATGGCGTCAATCTGCAGACCGTTGGAACGCAGGCGCTCGCGCATTAA